Genomic DNA from Channa argus isolate prfri chromosome 10, Channa argus male v1.0, whole genome shotgun sequence:
AACAAATGGACAAAAGGactgcagacaggaaacatTGGAAAGTCAGTGGATCCAACAAGCAGGAAAATACACCATCTGCTGGTCATAAACTCACATGGAGAATATTTCACTTTGTGATGTTTTGCTGATGGCAGATGTGGAGAGAACCAGTATGTTGTAAAATGAACTGATGACACTGACTTTCTTACCTTTAGAGATAGTTAATGCTGGAGACCACTGTGACCTCAATATATCCAAACAGATGCTGCCATTACTGTTAATATTTGGGTGATAAATTCTTGTTGTGAAAGCGACCTGAggaaaaaacaatacaacatcTCAGACTTTCATATGCTGAGGATCTATCATTCAATCTTCTATTGTTAGAGCTGGATATCAGCTCTAATCGCTGGTTGATTCATACAGACCAGAACGGATTTGTTTCAAGTCACAACCATTCATTTACATCAGATTGTgtataaacaaaactaaataattcTTGATTATTTCTCAGAATGTAATTTTGTCTAATGCCATATTCTGTATGTCACCACCTGCTTATCaactctttcattttttattccaGTTATGAACTGTTAcaatgcacattttcactgcGTCAGGGCAACTAGTGTGttgcaacatttcttttaatcctTCAAATTATTTCTAATTTCTTTCAACAGTTCTGGTTttcaaaaaacccaaaacacaacacacaacaactCCTCCTTGGTCTCAGCATACATAAGCCTAGTTTTGAATTTAATAgtcaaagcagaaacaaatgtgcattgtaaatacattttgaagagTATATGCAAACAGGGACTTGACTGACCTTGGGTGGTTTGAAGGGATAATCTGTAGGGAAATGAATAGTCAGGAAAAATACACCACCCTGATATGGACTGTCAGGctgcagcaggaaaacacaTAGAGAACATgttacatatacatacatatctgACAACAAGccactgtacagtatgtcataCTGTTATAACTATAATCAGAACCACATGGGTCAGAAAAGTAATAAACTATGGCTCAGCTGATAAAAGTACATTTAGCCACAATacataatgtgttttgtgtctttaagtCAAATGATATGGAACCAAACAGCTTATGATTACATTTGATACTTACAGGCCCCATAATAGTTGCTTGCCAATGAAacactgcaaatgaaaaagtgaaaaaaagaagatgaacaTATTTGCCCTCTATCAGAGGCcacaaacaaactgacagaCTGAGGGAAGGAAACAACATAGTCTTACTGTCTTCACCAACAGGCCCAGCGGAGCACTGAGCAGGAGGATCTCTGGACAAATCAGTTAGTTCCTGCCAATGCAGAGACAAAAGAAGACAGAACAATGTATGAAAGAACAACAACTAATGAAAAGCAGCTTTTAGTTAGGATCATAAGCCTGAAACAAATGAAGTACGAtttcacagaaaacatgaaaaaataaaacagctgctAATAAGGTGATTCGTGACAGGTTTGTCGGCTGCTTCATACTTTTGCATTTGTTGTCAGGACTGTTTCCTGTTAGAAAACCTCAGGCAGCTgtcacaaacatgcagaaaaacaaatgatgatgCTTCCTTCAGCTGTACTGAGGAAGATCGCTGCTGATCTAATTCAAAAAAGGCAAAGCTGTAATAAATTCTGCACAAGGCCCCTGTTAAACTCAGGTCTCACACTACTACGTTTATTTATCCCGACGTACTAACAGCCAGGGGGTCTGCGGGTGTCAGTGACTTAAATTTAAGACTTTAAGATTTTGCTGACTACTATCAATGCAATTTGAAGCCAATAAAGAAGACAACTACAGCTGTAAAAGTCCACAGCAcctcagcttttattttcagcacAGATCCAAATTCTGATAATAGTTGGTGCAGATTGGGTCGAGCTGGGGCCTTGGTGACGCTCCCCATTTTAACACAGAATACAATTTAATTTCAGGTTTTTAACAGCACCTTCTCATGAGACGCCACTGACTTTGTACAAAAACATGCTAATTTCAGCAGAATCCAAATGCCTTGTTTAAACCAAGCTCTGAATGTGCTGTTTTCTAGCCAGGTCTCATTAAACCTGCACTCAGTAAGAGAAATGATCATTGGAAAACGCAGTACATCACCTAAAACAACATAACACACTAGCCAAATGTTCTCAGACTCATTCTGACCTGGCTGCAAAGTTTACAAGCGTTATAGGTTTGAAGCCAGTTTTATTGCAGTGAGATAAATATGAACTCATACGGAAACTGGGAACCAGCTTCTAGTTTCCATGGAAAGAAGTCCATAATcatattttcacaaaaacaccaaagcataattacattttagattATAAAGCTGTAGAAATAATGTcaatgaaaagttaaaataacttttaactCTATCTATTCAATTATACTTAGAAAAATTAGGTTAAAGATGTTAAGACATATTTGGAGTATTCGACTATTCAACGTTGTGCAGAAACCCTCAAcgacaacaacaagaaaaagaacagaagtCATCCTGgacattttactttatataatcaaattatttaacaataaGTAACATCATACTAATCAATAGGAAAACATCTGTAACTCTCATCCtacattacaataataatgtttattatGACTGAGCCAAGCACAGGTCAGTCAGGAGATAAAACTTAAGCTTCACAAGTAAAAGCAGCATTAGAAACAAACTGAGACACACGGTCCTGGATTGATGTGTAAGCAGCAGCTCTATTTTTACTCTGCAAGTCTTACAGACACAAGAGTTGATGGGCCAGATCAGGATTTAGCTGTTGGGGGAGCAAACACACGGCTGCTTATAGAACGAGGGGCTTGTGTTTCCAGCCTAAGGCCAaactggctgtgtgtttgttggtatGTGACATACAGGCTCAGCACACACAGCTCATCTTTCAGATTTCACTGAGTTTGGGAGACGAAAAGACAGCCGAGCACCAGCAAAGCTTTTTAAGAAGAGGTTGGTCAGGAATTCGACACTGACTGTGAGAGAAGCAGCTGGCAGCTACTAGTTTAAAGGTCCAGTTCAACTCCAAACCATAGCACCCAAAATTCTGTGTTACTTACTGAAGTTAGTCTGCAGCACCCAGTCCCAACATGTTTTCCTACTACCAGAAGTACAACACACAGCACGTAAAACGGCCTCGACAGCCCAGAGAACCAGAGGTAAAATACAGGGTTCTATTGTTTCatgatttggtttttaaaactttacaaaatgttcCAGCTAGAGTTCAGTTCCTGCAGTTGTCAACACATTgaatttaacacaaacacagaatacacacagagaaatgcacAGAATCTCAGAAGGGGGAcagtgacacaaaacaactgagtgtcaaaagaagcaaaacaatgGAATAGATTCAACAGACAACAATGCAAAACCATCTGAGACACACAACACTAACGCAAATGAAACAACTGGAGCTTTACATATTGGGAAGATATAACTTTTATAGGCCAAAGACTCCATTGTCTCATGATCTGTTGACACAGACATATGTCAGGTAAATTTATAGGTGGATTAACCAATTAATGATCAGCAATTCACTTTTGAGtgtaataacaacaacaataataataaccgTCTATTTACTTGTAAAAAACAACACTTGTTAATTTTGAGTCGACAAATCGTCCAACAACTGTGTCCTGACAGCTACAGATGGCAAAAAATTAAATCTCTGTAacctaaatataataaaaataaaacgtaAACACAAATTATAGAACTTAAGTCCTTCCGAGCAGGACCTGGATTCAGTGTTAGTGGTTATGAAAACTTATCACAGAATATGATAGAATCCCTGTGATATCGGTGTCCAACCTGTCACCGTGTCGTTAACTAACTAGGACCACTgttcactttacttttaaaaattaaattttattgaCTGCAAACTTTAAAGAGAAACTGGACCGTGTGGACAGCTGAGACTAAAAGTAAGACACGACAAAAGCAAAAATCCGCGTCAGCTTGGTTAAAGCaagttaaactttaaatgacCGCGAGTGAAAAAATCCACTGAATGATTCGGTTAAAAAGCTTTAGGCCCGTCAGAAACTGAAGCTAAGCTAACAGCAGCTCATTAAACCGAACCTTTGTTTGATTTGAAGACCCAagcgcagagagagagagagagagagagagagtgagagagagagagggggggggggggtctgccCATAAACTGCTTATAGGTGGCGATGATAAATtccaacacaacaaacaaaaatagattCATATGTTCCTTCAAAGCGAACATCATAACCGAACCACGGGCAAAAATGTACgatttaatgtaaaatcaacTGTAGCTTTATTGAACAAGCTAACGCCGCTAGCTACCAAGCTAACAGCACAAAAAACATCCATCCAGAGCGAAGCTGGATGTAAATCAACCTGGGAAATTAGTTGTTATTACCTTGGAAATTCGTTTTAAAGccattgtgtctgtgtgaaggGACCGGCTGtcgaggaggtggaggaggtgaaggaggaggagaagggcaGGCCAGCTAGGTGACGCTAACTAACTAGCATGGAGGACTTTGCTAGCTTTTGTGGCGCTAAGCTAAGCTAGCGGGGCTACACAAACACCGGTTAAACTACAGTCGTTTTCTTTAAATCCCGTCTTGTTCAGCGATTACCGTCCGGTCTGGCTGACTGGAGACTCTCCAGCAGGCTGCCACTAAAATAACGGAGGAACCGATTGCAACAGCTCAAAATGTCTTCCGTTACACAGCTGCCGGAGCACCGGGGGAAGGAGGTCTCACTCTGACACTGTTTCGGGAGACCAAAACGTAAAAACAACACCAGGCAACATGGAGGCATCACGGGCGGTTCAACCTCCTACGAAGCCCCGGGTGAAAACTGAGCTCCCGTTTACCCACCTCAGTGTTCATTTTGCAAAGTGCCAAAAATGTAAgatttgttaaatgtaattattttgaattgtattattttagtcgcaaaaagtaaaatatgttttagtcCAGTTTCCTTGTTTACTTACTTCTTCCATTTGATAACAACGATATCCTGAAACTAATGTTACTAATGACTTCACAGTAAATAATCTCGGTTTTGCATTAAGatgataaatatttcatatcaCTCTTATAcatgcattttctgtttttatacattaattaaaaatatttttgtcatatttcttttgtgttacattttattttagcctcaatttttcatggaaaataagTCAATTGATGTTTTTCATCATAGTGATGAAGTTCACACTAACCTCCACTGCACATTGGATTTGTTATTTGCTTAGAACATTCACATACCACCCAGTACTGAAAAGGTGAAAAGATCAGCttctttaaataactttttggTAAAAATCCTGAATTAAGTCCTGTAGTTAGCGCTACTTCAAGAGAATTTCACATactattttattcttttctatATTTGCAACAGTTGCTTCCTAACAAGTGGCTAAAATGGAACACAGATGTTATCAACACAGACTCATCTACACAGTGATCCGTCTTTACAGTCTGGTTGCGTTTATAACTCACCATTTCTAACTCTATCAGATCAATCTAAGAAGAAAGACTTTGTTGA
This window encodes:
- the LOC137133894 gene encoding ubiquitin-conjugating enzyme E2 2-like isoform X1, which produces MALKRISKELTDLSRDPPAQCSAGPVGEDMFHWQATIMGPPDSPYQGGVFFLTIHFPTDYPFKPPKVAFTTRIYHPNINSNGSICLDILRSQWSPALTISKVLLSICSLLCDPNPDDPLVPEIARIYKTDPVRYNRLAREWTEKYAML
- the LOC137133894 gene encoding ubiquitin-conjugating enzyme E2 2-like isoform X2, coding for MALKRISKELTDLSRDPPAQCSAGPVGEDMFHWQATIMGPPDSPYQGGVFFLTIHFPTDYPFKPPKVAFTTRIYHPNINSNGSICLDILRSQWSPALTISKVLLSICSLLCDPNPDDPLVPEIARIYKTDPVRYNKTAQDWTQKYAM